The Pyxidicoccus trucidator genomic sequence CGTAACAAGCCCCACGTGAACATCGGCACGATCGGACACGTGGACCACGGCAAGACGTCGCTGACGGCCGCCATCACCAAGGTGCTGGCGAAGACGGGCGGCGCCACGTTCATGGCGTACGACCAGATTG encodes the following:
- a CDS encoding GTP-binding protein codes for the protein MAKEKFERNKPHVNIGTIGHVDHGKTSLTAAITKVLAKTGGATFMAYDQI